AAGGGTTGCAAAATTTCGTTTAAAGAATGTTCCCATCTAATGTCAGATCCACTAAAATATGTAAAAGTTCAAATCAATGAAAAACACGCTATTGGAGACAGCCTTCGTATGTCAGAAGCTATATACCGTGTTCTCATGAGTATGCATTGGGGTATAGGCTATATTGATGACGAGCATTTTTTTGTAACAAACGATACTCCTGTAAATATTTTTGTTCCAACCAATGACAAAAAAGCAATACTTGGTAGTGGTTTTGGTTCGCCCAAAGCAGAAATTAATTTTCCATTGTCACCAAAGCTATGTTTGCGGATAAGGCATACACCGATAAATAGATATCATCGCGTATATGCAGGTTTTGTTGATGAAATAAACAGAAGAAGTGTTTATACAGCAGAACGTTATATTATTTCTTCTTTTAAAAGTAATAGAATTTATAAAATTGTTAAAGAAGCAGCTTCAACATACGGAAAACCAAAGATAGATGCCGAGAAAATTAGGCAAAGATTGGAAGATGCCGGAGTGGGTAATAATCTGTAACGGAAAGGGAAAAGGGGCAGAGTATCGAAAGGGGCTAAGTTTTTATTGTTGATAAAACCGTTTTCAAATACGCATTTTGACAAAATAAGTTGTGAGGTGTTACTATCACATTAGCAACATTGTTCTTTAAAAATTAATTATTTTTCAGTTTTGCCTTAAAGAAGCTTTGGCTTCTCACCGCAAAGTGAGGTAGAGCTGTCATATCGCTGTCCTTCGGGATGGCGAGGGGTGGCAGTCTTTATCGGATTCACTTTGCGGTGGCCGATATAGATGTTTGCGCCCCTTTTTTATTGGGAAGTGGACTAGAATGAGATATAATGGTTTTAAGAAAATAAAAATAGGAGATCCAATGAACACAAAAAAAGGCTTTCTAAGATTAACAATTATTTTTTCAATTATTGTATATGCGATAACATTTGGGGTTTGTTTTATGGACTTTAATAATTATCGTCCTGATTATAGAATGAAAAGTAAATATAAGGCTACTGATAAAGAGACTGGAAAAACAGTTGCTTTTGATTGGGAAGGAGTAAATCCGCCTACTGAAAGTGATTTAGAGGAGATTTTTGCAAAAGCTAGAAATATATCCTCCCCCAAAACATTTAATCTTGATGTTAAACCTAAAATTCTCACCGATGATGATATTAGACGATTTGATGCTAAAGAAAAATATGACAATGCTAAACTTAGCCTCTTATTAACTCCTTTGGCGTTTTTTGCGGGAGTTTGGAGTCTGTGGATAATCTATTTTATTATTAGAGTTCTATCTGTTTGGGTAATAAGAGGATTTAAAAAATAAAGGAAAAGAATGAATAAGAAAAAGGGATTTCTGAGACTTACGCTGGTATTATCGATTATAGTAGGTATCCTATCAGGTGTAATTGGATATATTTCATATGAAGCTATGAATTTAGACCTAAGACCATTAGAACTTAAACCAATCAGATTAAGTGATATTCCCGATACATTACCTACGCCAGGTTTTGTGCCCGATAAGCCAACACCAAGCTTTATACCAGATAAACCCACATCTGGATTTGTTCCTGATGAAGTAATACCAGAATGGTCAAAAGTTACAGCTGGAATACTATGGCTGATTATAGGTTTTATTTCAGTTTGGACAATCTATGGCTTTATAAGATGGTGTATTATTAACCTTACAACATGGATAATTATAGGATTTAAGACAAGTCAATGAAAAAACTTAAAATAATTTTACCAACAATCTCTATCATAATGCTTTTATTGGCAATCCCTAAAGGATTATTTCCTTATAGCTATAATCTTCTCCGTTTTGTTGTTTGTGGAACAGGAGTATTCCTTGCGATA
The DNA window shown above is from bacterium and carries:
- a CDS encoding DUF4238 domain-containing protein; its protein translation is MSRIRCHTVPQFYLKYFLIPNSNLFWVYDKKDSTAREQSPINTTVIGDYYLSSSDKEGNKDTRMEDFFSVLEDRTKPLFDAWISNPFKWSEDDKSLIAIFLSFMYTRAPRTIELTKEMGAVGINYRLDKLKDVANDAGKFKKLYEDFCASKEGKGCKISFKECSHLMSDPLKYVKVQINEKHAIGDSLRMSEAIYRVLMSMHWGIGYIDDEHFFVTNDTPVNIFVPTNDKKAILGSGFGSPKAEINFPLSPKLCLRIRHTPINRYHRVYAGFVDEINRRSVYTAERYIISSFKSNRIYKIVKEAASTYGKPKIDAEKIRQRLEDAGVGNNL